The DNA sequence ATATTAATTAGATCAAATTCAGCAAtttcttcattaatattttcattattgcTAAATGCATTGAAATCTTTGTCAGCTTGCATATTGTTTGAAGTTATTGATCTTAATTCATTACTTTGTGTTACTGGGATTATTTCAAAAACATTTCTATCACTGATTCTTATCTGGGCTGCAACATTACTGTAACAATACATTTACATTCAGTATATGAGtgatttctaaaataaaattttgtagttAAGTATTAGTAGTAATACCTTTCTAGCTTCTGTATTTCTAAGGTACCAGATGGAATatcctaaaataaaataaaaaatttgaattactaaaaaaatatttaaaacttacaAATAATTAGTAAATGACTTCAGACTGAGACGTTAGTGTGTAATAGTTCatcatggaagtcaatcataaacatttattaagtatgtatttcatcagaaaattaTATATGTCTGCAGGATTAAAACACCAGCAGTCTTATTGTTTGATATGTATGCACATCTTATCCTTTACACCACAATGACCTCTAAATTCCATCAGAATTATAAATATGCTACTCTTCAAAGCAGAACACTGTTGCTCATAAACAATATGGAGGTCTTCTTTGTGTGTTGCTTGGGCAactagtaatattattattagaatcCTTATGAATGAGAcagttacataatattttagttgtaactttgtacactatAAAATTCATGAGCAAtagttttaatacaaaatatgtaATTGTTGACTACAAAAGCTTACGTTCTGAACTGACGATTCCACTGGGTCTCTGAATATCTCACTacaatcattttgtttgttgtaatcATTATTTACTTCTGGAGTCCAAATTTGTTCAACTCCTTTTATACAAAGAGATTTTGCCGTTTCAATGAAAGAATTAATCACATTATTTGGCACTTGTACTTCTCCTGTGTAAATGTATTCCAATAGGTATTTCAATACTTGATGACTAACATTCTAGAAAAAATCAGATTTATTATTGGTATTTCCTAATTATTTGTAAGTACATATCTTTAAATCACTCACATTTAAGAATATAATTGGGTGAGGGGATGGAATTGCCTTCATCATTTCCTTAATATATGGACTAGCAAGTGCCACTATATTTTTATGAACTTTAACTAAATGGCCTTCAGCTGCAAGTGTCATATCAACGAATTCTTCATTCTGTAATGGTAAAATATGATAATATTCTTAAAAACAGACTTAAAATTTTTTACATAGTAGATATCTAGATACTAAATCATTGATGgctattcaatatatttttcattcctGCTTCGGACTGCATATTTATTTTAGGTAGGTATTAGTTACATTAGTTATGTAGCCTACCAAACATAATCCGATTGACGATAAGTATATTATGTATGAATgattaaatttacataatttcatTTTTGCACATGAAAATAATGAAGTAACGATATAATGAATAAGAATAGTAAGAATAATGAATAATGTAGTGAATTAAGTAAATGTTAATTTAGTCAAATTTTGACTTACCAACTGTAGCTGTGCAAGACCGCTGCTTAAATCGCTTTTATGGAGACTCCAACTTATGCCGTATTgcatgtttataattaaaattccactaactcatagataatacacataaaagaCACTaactcatagataatacacataaaagaCACTAACTTCATATATCacttaattttattgtacactCGTCGCCCTGTAATCACAACaacggaatttgttttttaaagtcgaataaattaattatttaatctatgttttaaaggaattttatgacctggtaactaaggcttttaggtcaagtcttattttaaggTGTTGTGGTGAGGTGAAGTGAAGTGGGTGAGGTGAGGTGAGGTGaggtgatttgttttattttgtctatttagtgtttcttcaggcttaaaatgcataataacggtggtttattaactatttagtatctgtgacAGTGTACCAATATGGGATACTAAAACACttttagtgtaataataataaatacaaaaaaatagattaataaaaaaataataaaacctttttgagaccgcatgggtaggtatctgcctattactgccgtgaagcagtaatgcgattcggtttgaagggtgggtcagccgttataactatactgagactttagaacttatatatcaaagaGGGTGGcacacttacgttgtagatgtctatgggctctgttggacggttaaatttgagggGATTGAGTTCTGTAGGTGAGGGACTATTTAAAAGTGgttaacataattatattacaaatacTTTGTACACTGTTAcactattacaatattttattattataaaacccTAAGATGTTGCACTGTCCGTGTTTAGATGAGAAGTCCTTGTCATCattaaagagaaaacaataattatctgtcttttaaacatttaaataagcattccaatattcgaaaactGTAACCTTACAtatgtcaagtgttgcctgccattacttacatattcaaactccaataggctccagtaaccacttaacattcaTGAgtgtggtgggctgtgagctcgtccactcaactaagcattaaaaaaacgtaacttctcaggattctccaaaaagtgaaaaagtttcaataaatgaccaccattttactgagattatatttcacccataccatgtttcatattaatcaacttcatttcatttcacttcatattatcattttccatataaaattaaatataaatataaaaaatgtatagtgtATGGTAAAAAACTTTTGcttttccagttggaaaaatataaCTAGTACTATGGAGTGGAGTCGGAGGGTTATTGAGTTCCGTAAAATGGggtgattagggattgagaggtgAATGGGGGAAAAACCAGGAAAATCTTTCGTCtctcaatattagttttatattcgttgcaaaatcttccatttttcgtagtttaatagtagaatgttgaaagttcacaaaacaactctgaatatacacgataatagctgctaacttataaaaaatcgcattAACTtcttgtggtggtaattattttagtgctagaaactttgctctcttttatttattttataataatagaagacgactgtgatttataaacgcaatttagtgtttgaaccatcatatatattaaaggtaagtcttaGTTGTTATTTGtgttaatgtatttgataaaataaaaatacatataaaaatctgttgtttttggggatattgagGACGTCTCAGGTACAAGGTACAAATAACagcgaaaaaggggtcaattagGATGTGAATAAGTGAAATGGagacgacctaagtataaataggtacaggtttgtagggttgtgtagttatatcaattttttttaatttgttggtaagaatctggtttattcatgatatttttgtctagaacttttattcaaaattatcaatgcagtgttatgttattgtttggcaaatatttatattatcagttacatgttgttactttttttagCTATGCCTCGCATGTACGTATCAAAGAATGCAAATGCTTATAAGAGATATGatcacttaatattaaaaacagtaatAGAAGCCTATGAAATTAGGAATtggtctttagttgaaatagctaaaCAATTTAACATAAGTAAGTCGGTTTTGCACAGACATGTtaacaagaacaatgaaatctcaaggtggacaaaaatttctaagtaatacataataaaatatttaatatttgttcagagtgggggtatccacctaattaatccatggaataacggaaacacctaatctcttaacgcagataaaaatatcagtccctaagtacttactaagaacgaagaaatataaatcGCTTTTAAGAAAGCCcactcgttcgaatttaggtgcttactctcccttaaaaATATCCACGATAgtgcggtctccgtcaatgttaattcggagttgtccgattgcgctgaactcattttaagtgatgaaatagatgttttttctaattgaatCACAACAGGTTTACAGGAAAAATCAGCAATACAGGAAAAATCAGTCACTGGTTATTATATTTTCCAagtaaatacaaatttattataagtaaataaatgtaatgaagttttagtttaatttattttttattttttgcatcTATAATAAGGTGACATCTgtcatgtacttttgtcagttttgcaatgttttttaatgatgatcactttgttggtgcaactaaataaataaataaaataaaaccaagcactgccaaccctagcaaatttctctatTAAAGACTAATTTTGTCCccattaaccgcaattttcggccaaatagggattacacatatttttgcttttttgcaTAAACTGGAATACTGGAGAATGGATAACAAAgacaatcattttgatcctgatatagcattatataccggtaaaatggggcgattagggacaacttccaactttatgaccaattttaaggtagttgttgatgtatataatgctatatcaggatcaaaattattgagtcttgggggcatctttgttatccaatttaaaactatgcaactagcattccagtttaagcaaaaaaagcaaaaataggtgtaatccctatttacccggaaattgcggttaattgggacgaaatgagaaatttgctagggttggcactacttggttttaatttatttatttatttagttgcaccaacaaagtgatatatataactaaaacttgattacatttatttacttattattaatttatatttacttgggaaatgatccgcgacagatttgtcctgtaagttgtgagacaattaaaaaaaacatctatttcatcacttaaaataagttcagcgcaatcggacaactccgaatgaacattgacggagaccacgctaccgtggacattattgtagtcccaaaggattctgtatatgggagagtaagcacctaaattcgaacgagtgagctttcttataaacggtttatatttcttcgttcttggtaggcttctattgctgtttttaatattaagggatcatatctcttataaggctttgcactctttgatacgtaaacgcgaggcatatctaaaaatagaaaacaatacataactgataatataaatatttaccaaacaataaaataacacattgataattttaaataaaagttctagacaaaaaacatcatgaataaaccagatttttaccaacaaatttaaataatattgttataactacatagacaaccctacaaacctgtacctatttatacttaggtcgttccAATTTCACGTATTcccatcccaattgacccctttttcgttgtcatttgtacctaagacgtccctaaTATCCCCCAAAACatcagatttttacatgtatttttattttatcaaatacattaaaaccaataacaagtgagacttacctttaatatatatgatggttcaaacactaaataacgtttataaatcacagtcgtcttctattattatcaaataaataaaagagagcaaagtttctagcactaaaataattaccatcacaggaagttaatttgaaacgcgattttttataagttagcagctattatcatgcatattcagagttgttttgtgaactttcaacattctactattaaactacaaaaaatggaagattttgcaacgaatttaaaactaatattgagcgttgaaagattttcccggttttttcccgattcgcttctcaatccctaatcgccccattttacggtacatcAGCAACTATCTTAAAATTgttcataaagttggaatttgtccctaatcaccCCATTTGACCGGTTTGTCATTTGTCAATTTTGTCTTGTCAATAAATGTAAACATTACATGGAATTGGGAATATTAGGATACTTACAAGTTaaaataggaaaataaaaaCCGAAAGAGAGAAAAATGGCAATAGCGAAAAAATGCGTGCGATTTTtgctaaattttaattatcgtCATCCTGTTACCACTGGCACATTACGAAGGTACTTTTAAAGACAATTCTGGTAAATCTAGCTTTTTCCAAACATCTCGTCTATAAGCGAACTTATTCACTTATGGGATAGATCATAAGCCTTCCTTCAGTGTGACTTAAATGCACAATGTAGTCATTTTTAGTATATTGTTGGATATTAGGAACCATGGCCTATGAATTATGTTGTTGCCTCTAGGTATCACAACCTGAATCCGCCACCAGCCTAGAAACAGAAGAACTTAGTTTCAATTGCGATGTATACTGGAGAATTTATGTATAATTTGCAAATGACTCCAAATACTTAAAATCCAGAAAATACAGCATATTTGACATAAAAGATCCATCATTAAGGGATGAAGAGTCAGGCAATTCATTCTCTCAGTTcttccaataaaatatattttaaaccaAGTCATTAAActtaagttttatcatttagtaCAAAATTTTTATAGGTCATAAGAGTCTATAACACCTGGTTTTCAGTCAAAACTGGTGTTGACAATTTCAAAAGCATAGCCAAAGTGCTCCTCATGTCCAAGAACTTCctgaaaaagttaaaaaaatactccAAACACTTCACCCAACCACTATTGGGGAGGCACTCATGCTTGGCTGTATTAAACCGGGCCTCCAATGGGTGCTTAGAAAGTTCCAGGTCTTGTAGTTTCACGAGCCGCTCAAGAGTGCAACCTTTGAATTCTCACATCGTAGTTAGAGGTGTCCACTTCAAGGTTTGGGTTTTGCTGAAGTATCTTAGCCTCATTCTGTACCGTGGTGAGGTTCTCACTTCATTCAATGGGTCCTCAAGCTGTAGGGGATGATCCCGATGGTCGGAAcacgatgatgatgattcagTAGTAAGGGATTCCGAGGGTACACGTTGGTCACATCATCAAAGCAGGCTTCTGAGAGGCCTGGCTCAGTGTCCAGTGGTGGCAGGAAAATATGCCTTCAAGTtgatgagttttgtctcattcAAGACCTGGGCGCTAGTTGACGAGTGACTAGGGGTTTTAATCAATTCAACTCTGATATGCCCCCATCCCCAACACATAGGAAGTTGAGCAATTTactcataataattaaaaaaaatatggattcTACTGAAATGTCATATTGCTATGTCATCATGCAGTAcccaattataatttattacgataataataattcttaaagaTAACATGAATACCAATATACAAAGAGATAATATGTTGAATAGAATTATTATGTAAGAAAATAAAACGACCATTAGAgtattgttaataatttaagttttttcttACCAGAAAtttctataattttgcaatactGTTATTCTAGATACAGTGCAGGTGCAGGTGATACTTCACAATTTGATGTAGCAGTGATTGGAGGAGGCATAGTAGGCTCTGCTTCAGCCAGGGAGTTAATATTA is a window from the Bombyx mori chromosome 12, ASM3026992v2 genome containing:
- the LOC101745624 gene encoding protein abrupt isoform X1; this translates as MQYGISWSLHKSDLSSGLAQLQLNEEFVDMTLAAEGHLVKVHKNIVALASPYIKEMMKAIPSPHPIIFLNNVSHQVLKYLLEYIYTGEVQVPNNVINSFIETAKSLCIKGVEQIWTPEVNNDYNKQNDCSEIFRDPVESSVQNDIPSGTLEIQKLESNVAAQIRISDRNVFEIIPVTQSNELRSITSNNMQADKDFNAFSNNENINEEIAEFDLINISQSNCENPVDSLKQPINESFTPSICITYNNDGNNQPTTADISISEIVQSERKSYSPITDILKENIKDIIKARALTPLYTISNRGSLQLMLNRYMYCCHHQSFKGRKRRWRCVDYRTKHCKALVDTEDETITRRSGCHNHSYHDSKIVKKYKKCYVYTKIKDAEDSCLKHVKN